From a single Solenopsis invicta isolate M01_SB chromosome 6, UNIL_Sinv_3.0, whole genome shotgun sequence genomic region:
- the LOC105194548 gene encoding uncharacterized protein LOC105194548: MEPMMEDNKEKVRASVQATIADKSKATKESEVTDVEKKKHEERKCVSTSKPKKTVTKVKTKKARNVGQTSYDPTKLEDSPVQVLERFKRGCECIDDRCFKDLNPEVVYRHRLNIAELTKAEHDMYLMGVTMACLTDPYQTARHTERRRLRAQYVYQGRRVCLDAFLYLENCTHYQIKRIRKHLMTHGVTPRVHGNHGKVPHNTFSLDIYKIATEFLKNFIEVQETKQKTKLAKNAPLHLPPDITRKTVHDLYTQYCKKVSPNVKNMGYSTFRRFMKVQFPQVKFAKLEFIMRKSEQNHCTTESDARDDTGQRRSPKLEQEAPKGSTILPLVITGDLGQNETYVLTPIRKLQDYTVSYQVTTRGLVVNNPTITLSKSKAV; encoded by the exons ATGGAGCCAATGATGGAAGACAATAAAGAAAAAGTGAGAGCTAGTGTACAAGCTACTATTGCTGATAAAAGTAAAGCAACAAAGGAGTCAGAAGTAACAGACGTAGAAAAGaag AAACATGAGGAACGCAAGTGTGTTTCCACTAGTAAACCAAAGAAGACTGTTACTAAAGTCAAGACAAAGAAAGCTCGAAACGTGGGCCAGACGAGTTACGATCCCACGAAGCTGGAGGACAGTCCAGTTCAGGTGCTGGAACGCTTCAAGAGAGGCTGCGAGTGCATCGACGATCGGTGCTTCAAGGATCTGAATCCTGAAGTGGTTTATCGGCACAGGCTCAACATTGCGGAGTTAACTAAAGCCGAGCACGACATGTATTTAATGGGCGTGACGATGGCCTGTTTGACGGATCCCTATCAGACCGCTCGGCATACGGAGCGACGTAGATTGCGCGCTCAGTATGTTTATCAGGGTCGAAGAGTGTGTTTAGACGCTTTCCTGTACCTGGAAAATTGCACACATTATCAGATTAAACGGATTCGGAAACATTTGATGACGCATGGCGTAACGCCACGCGTGCATGGCAATCATGGCAAGGTGCCTCACAACACATTCTCGCTGGACATATACAAGATTGCGACGGAGTTTCTAAAGAACTTCATTGAGGTGCAAGAAACAAAGCAGAAGACCAAGCTCGCCAAGAATGCGCCGCTACATCTGCCGCCGGACATTACGCGGAAAACAGTGCATGACTTGTACACGCAGTATTGCAAGAAAGTGTCGCCCAACGTCAAGAACATGGGCTACTCGACGTTTCGACGTTTCATGAAGGTGCAGTTTCCACAGGTGAAGTTTGCGAAACTCGAGTTTATCATGAGAAAGTCCGAGCAGAATCACTGTACGACCGAATCTGATGCGAGGGACGACACGGGCCAACGGAGATCGCCCAAGTTGGAGCAAGAAGCTCCTAAAGGTAGTACGATATTACCGTTGGTGATAACCGGTGATTTAGGACAAAACGAGACTTATGTGCTGACGCCTATCAGAAAATTGCAGGACTACACTGTGAGTTATCAGGTCACTACACGCGGGCTAGTAGTTAACAATCCTACTATCACATTGTCAAAATCGAAAGCGGTATAA